From Chryseobacterium shandongense, the proteins below share one genomic window:
- a CDS encoding GEVED domain-containing protein, translating into MKKKFTSFFFLFLFAITSAQWNPTTFRGEKTRAGSDIKSYYTLNISLLKSQLAKAQETGKNAKPVTISLPTLEGKIEKFAVYSFPVVVKELADQYQLGSYVGVGIDDPGKYLRFSLAPDDFQSMIVKNGVYEFIEPADKEKTVYGVHPKTDKSNEGFLCSMNEDRLTKMEIDKLYKAGKTFNNQTTDFSKSSDKKYRTMRLAMSVTGEYTQYFGGTVANALVAINATLTRVNGVFEKDFALHLNLQNYPGVIYTNAATDPYSPAAQMNNWNLQLQQTLTANVGSANYDIGHLFGASGGGGNAGCIGCVCIDPANNNATQKGSGYTSPADGIPQGDNFDIDYVAHEMGHQLGANHTFSHGLETAGVNVEPGSGSTIMGYAGITGANTDVQAHSDPYFHAVSITQVQNNLNNKTCDVETAVTNNPPVITPLPTYNIPKGTAFVLTASATDAENDPMTYGWEQVDNANVTINKNNLGTTASGATFRSFNPTTSPTRYFPKLSSVLAGVLNNSNNGWESVSTVARTTNFRVTVRDNNPDPTQQQTQFANQQIVVGNDGPFKVTSTTAYNNAPTAITWDVVNTTAAPYNVANVKIDYTTDNGVTWTVASASTANDGNESLTLNGLTVGGTVKIRVSSIGNVFYAIGTATVTSLASCTGAAPTGIAVSAITQTTATVTWTAAANATYVIQYRPVGGTTWTTVTSAGNSVNLTGLSDGVQYEVQVATVCNGVQGAFSASTNFTTLGLNYCNMSSSNFSDEYISNVTVTPNGAAVMSNNSGGSTYTDYTTTPSALVNLVIGSANNTVSVSKFWTGTTFNEAVGVWIDFNRNGVFESSEQVMNSAASTATPVSATFPVPANAYNGAATTRMRVVMQFSTSPTMCTSFTFGEVEDYAVKLIQPIPCTSNAPLNLTVTNLTATSAYVMWDPAAGATYVLQYRPVGSTTWTTVPLTANAYTINGLSEQTSYEVQVAYVCSGTTGTFTAPYQFTTPQVTYCTINSNNNTNGYISNVTVTPTNSYVMSNNSGANTYTNYSADPAKLITLVRNSTNNSISVAKSWLTTTTSSLAVGAWIDFNRNGIFETTERVISTTANTTTPISATFTVPGTSYNGPLTLRMRVIFSTSSITDPCATVNNGEIEDYAVKIIDLAPCTTAAPSPIVVSNITASTALVSWINATGATYSLRYRTGTGAWTTIAAATNPYTIINLNGSTTYEVQVATTCGGTTGAWSSSVNFTTPAISYCNSGTATVTNAFINNITVTGTATPTMSNNSGSSTYTDFSNDPAKIITLARNSTGNVLSVGRTILSGTYSTYAWIDFNGDGIFNNNPTTVAGGERIMNLGYSSTTPVTATFPVPAGAYSGTNKVKMRVIVYFLTPSDACANLTSNGEVEDYQVKFIDIQPCTTAAPAGITVSNLTATTATISWISSTGATYLVRWRTTNPVGAWTVSPAPINGNSFNITGLSEQTAYEVQVATICGGTQGPWSTSTPFTTPPISYCNMTGTGTTDFISNVTVTSVNPGIPPMSNTSVQTNYISYTTPATLINLEIGSTGNQISVSKGAVQNDAVSAWIDFNRNGVFEASEQIMASPASTNSPVTALFNVPGNAYVGNLNTTMRVVLKRTSAPVMCQNAVNGEVEDYAVKLRPCATTQPTNVTFNTITHTSANVNWTVPTGGLTFIVRYRVAGTGTWSQVVASTLTGNPPLALTGLTPATTYEVQIAASCGTTPGTFTPVQTFTTRCDPTPPNVTVGTVTTNSAVISWAPIVASATYVLRYRIVGTGTWTTVNITAAPLNTYTITGLSPYTTYEVQVANQCNGETTVNTWSNPKVFTTERTCELPPPGLTITNLTPTTAVVVWDPFPGATYILRYRKVGIPSWTTVTSNTNTITLTGLLELTQYELQVANVCSGTPGTYTLPYFFTTPTIIYCQMSAVTSTDGYISKVKVTPNGKPEMLNESGASNYTDYTGVSEKFIELIQGSSNNQITIDKKLSGNTEAGVAVWIDFNRNGYFDINERVMAVAPNSNDTASGTFTVPADAFVSLTDYKYVVMRVALSKDAIPVNCTNIPNGEVEDYTVRISKLSVPNPINQTDILIYPNPVSSVLYVKNISKKANYKIYNAAGQLVSSGIILNNKIDVQNLINGVYVIDIQDGNEITAQKKFIKE; encoded by the coding sequence ATGAAGAAAAAATTTACTTCTTTCTTTTTCCTCTTTCTGTTTGCGATTACCAGTGCACAATGGAATCCCACGACATTCAGAGGAGAAAAAACAAGAGCAGGCTCCGATATTAAGAGCTATTACACTCTGAACATTTCTTTACTAAAGTCTCAATTGGCAAAAGCACAGGAAACGGGTAAAAATGCAAAACCCGTTACCATCTCTTTGCCAACTTTAGAAGGAAAAATTGAAAAATTTGCCGTTTACAGCTTCCCTGTGGTCGTTAAGGAACTGGCAGACCAGTATCAGCTGGGATCTTATGTAGGAGTCGGGATTGATGATCCCGGGAAATATTTGAGATTCAGCTTGGCACCGGATGATTTTCAGTCAATGATTGTCAAAAACGGTGTCTATGAATTTATAGAGCCGGCCGACAAGGAAAAAACAGTTTATGGTGTGCACCCAAAAACTGATAAAAGCAATGAAGGCTTTCTTTGCTCTATGAACGAAGACCGTTTGACAAAAATGGAAATCGACAAGCTGTATAAAGCTGGAAAAACATTCAACAACCAGACAACCGATTTTTCAAAATCTTCTGATAAAAAGTACAGAACGATGAGATTGGCAATGTCTGTAACGGGAGAGTACACTCAATATTTTGGTGGTACCGTGGCTAATGCACTGGTTGCGATAAATGCTACATTAACCAGAGTAAACGGGGTATTTGAAAAAGACTTTGCTTTACACCTTAATTTACAAAACTATCCGGGTGTAATTTATACCAATGCCGCAACAGACCCCTATTCTCCTGCTGCGCAGATGAATAACTGGAACCTTCAGTTGCAGCAGACGCTTACAGCAAATGTTGGAAGTGCCAATTATGACATAGGGCACTTATTCGGAGCTTCAGGTGGAGGCGGAAATGCTGGATGTATAGGTTGTGTATGTATTGACCCCGCTAATAATAATGCAACCCAAAAGGGTTCTGGATATACTTCCCCTGCAGATGGTATTCCGCAGGGAGACAACTTTGATATTGATTATGTAGCTCACGAAATGGGGCACCAGCTTGGTGCAAACCACACATTTTCACATGGCTTGGAAACTGCAGGCGTAAACGTAGAACCTGGTTCAGGATCTACTATTATGGGATATGCAGGAATCACAGGAGCTAATACGGATGTTCAGGCGCACTCGGATCCTTATTTCCATGCGGTAAGTATTACTCAGGTTCAGAACAATCTTAATAATAAAACTTGCGACGTTGAAACGGCAGTTACCAATAATCCTCCTGTAATTACTCCTTTGCCTACCTATAATATTCCTAAAGGTACGGCATTCGTATTAACGGCTTCTGCAACAGATGCTGAAAACGATCCTATGACGTATGGCTGGGAACAGGTGGATAACGCCAATGTTACCATTAATAAAAATAATCTTGGGACAACGGCAAGTGGGGCAACCTTCAGATCATTTAATCCAACAACAAGCCCTACTAGATATTTCCCTAAATTATCATCAGTATTAGCTGGTGTTTTAAATAATTCCAATAATGGTTGGGAATCTGTTTCCACTGTTGCTAGAACTACAAATTTCAGAGTAACAGTAAGAGATAACAATCCTGATCCTACTCAGCAGCAGACACAATTTGCAAATCAGCAGATTGTTGTAGGAAATGACGGACCTTTTAAGGTTACTTCTACTACCGCCTATAATAATGCGCCAACTGCAATTACATGGGATGTTGTCAATACAACAGCAGCTCCATATAATGTTGCAAATGTTAAAATTGACTATACAACTGATAACGGAGTTACCTGGACAGTAGCTTCTGCTTCGACGGCTAATGACGGTAACGAATCTTTAACCCTCAATGGTCTTACCGTTGGAGGTACTGTAAAAATTAGAGTTAGTTCAATAGGAAATGTATTCTATGCAATTGGAACTGCTACCGTAACGAGTTTGGCAAGCTGTACAGGTGCAGCTCCTACGGGTATCGCAGTTTCTGCAATTACACAGACTACTGCTACTGTTACATGGACTGCTGCAGCAAATGCAACGTATGTGATTCAATATCGTCCTGTGGGCGGTACTACTTGGACAACTGTTACTTCTGCAGGTAATTCTGTAAACCTTACCGGTTTAAGTGACGGAGTTCAATACGAAGTACAAGTTGCTACTGTTTGTAATGGAGTTCAGGGTGCTTTCTCTGCTTCCACAAACTTTACCACATTAGGCCTTAATTACTGTAATATGTCGTCAAGTAACTTCAGCGATGAATACATTTCTAATGTTACAGTTACACCAAACGGTGCGGCAGTTATGAGTAATAACTCTGGAGGATCTACTTATACAGATTATACAACTACACCAAGTGCTTTAGTAAATCTTGTTATAGGATCTGCTAATAATACCGTATCCGTAAGTAAATTCTGGACAGGAACAACCTTCAATGAAGCGGTAGGTGTTTGGATTGACTTTAACAGAAATGGTGTTTTTGAATCATCTGAACAAGTAATGAATTCTGCTGCCAGTACAGCAACTCCTGTTTCAGCTACTTTCCCAGTTCCTGCGAATGCTTATAACGGGGCTGCTACTACGAGAATGAGAGTGGTAATGCAGTTCAGTACTTCTCCTACAATGTGTACAAGTTTCACATTTGGTGAGGTAGAAGATTATGCTGTAAAATTAATTCAGCCGATTCCTTGTACTAGTAATGCACCGTTAAACCTTACGGTAACTAACCTTACAGCAACTTCTGCTTATGTAATGTGGGATCCGGCAGCGGGAGCAACTTATGTATTACAATACAGACCTGTTGGCTCTACAACATGGACTACGGTTCCGTTAACAGCTAATGCTTATACAATTAATGGTTTATCGGAGCAGACTTCATATGAAGTTCAGGTGGCATATGTATGTTCAGGTACTACAGGAACGTTTACAGCACCTTATCAGTTTACAACACCACAGGTCACTTATTGTACAATCAACTCAAACAATAATACCAACGGCTATATTTCTAATGTAACAGTTACTCCTACCAACTCATATGTGATGAGTAATAATTCAGGAGCAAATACCTATACAAACTATTCTGCAGATCCTGCTAAATTAATTACATTAGTTCGCAACTCTACAAACAACAGTATTTCTGTTGCCAAATCATGGTTAACAACAACTACTTCTTCATTAGCAGTTGGAGCATGGATTGATTTTAATAGAAACGGAATATTTGAAACAACGGAAAGGGTAATCAGTACTACAGCGAATACAACAACTCCTATAAGTGCTACGTTTACTGTTCCCGGAACTTCTTATAATGGACCGCTGACATTGAGAATGAGAGTCATTTTCTCTACCAGCAGCATTACAGATCCTTGTGCAACAGTAAATAACGGAGAGATCGAAGATTATGCTGTTAAGATTATTGATCTTGCTCCTTGTACAACAGCAGCACCATCTCCAATTGTTGTTTCGAATATAACAGCATCTACAGCTTTGGTATCATGGATTAATGCAACAGGAGCTACCTATTCTTTAAGATATAGAACTGGTACTGGTGCCTGGACAACTATTGCTGCAGCAACAAATCCTTATACCATCATTAACCTTAATGGTTCTACTACTTATGAAGTACAGGTGGCTACTACTTGTGGTGGTACTACAGGAGCATGGTCAAGTTCGGTGAACTTTACTACACCTGCCATATCATACTGTAATTCAGGTACAGCAACGGTTACTAATGCCTTTATAAATAACATAACAGTAACTGGTACTGCTACACCTACGATGTCTAATAACTCAGGCTCTAGTACGTACACAGATTTTTCTAATGATCCTGCGAAGATCATCACTTTAGCCAGAAACTCTACAGGTAATGTACTTTCTGTAGGGAGAACAATATTATCAGGAACTTATTCTACATATGCCTGGATAGATTTCAACGGTGACGGAATATTTAATAATAATCCGACAACTGTGGCGGGAGGTGAAAGAATTATGAATCTTGGATATTCTTCTACGACACCTGTAACAGCAACATTCCCTGTTCCGGCAGGAGCATATTCAGGAACCAATAAGGTGAAAATGCGTGTCATTGTGTATTTCCTTACACCTTCAGATGCGTGTGCAAATCTTACAAGTAATGGCGAAGTTGAGGATTATCAGGTTAAATTTATTGATATTCAGCCTTGTACAACAGCAGCGCCTGCAGGAATTACTGTATCAAACCTTACTGCTACTACAGCTACAATATCATGGATTTCTTCTACAGGAGCTACGTATCTTGTTAGATGGAGAACAACAAACCCGGTAGGAGCTTGGACAGTTTCTCCTGCGCCAATCAACGGAAACAGCTTTAATATTACTGGCCTTTCCGAGCAGACAGCTTATGAAGTGCAGGTAGCTACAATTTGTGGCGGAACTCAGGGACCATGGTCTACTTCTACACCGTTTACCACTCCACCTATTTCATATTGTAATATGACGGGTACCGGTACAACTGATTTTATTTCTAATGTTACAGTAACTTCAGTAAATCCGGGTATTCCTCCAATGAGCAATACATCGGTTCAGACTAATTACATTAGCTATACAACTCCGGCTACGTTAATCAATCTAGAAATAGGATCTACAGGTAATCAAATCTCAGTATCCAAAGGAGCAGTTCAAAATGATGCTGTATCTGCCTGGATAGATTTCAACAGAAACGGAGTATTTGAAGCTTCAGAACAGATTATGGCTTCTCCGGCAAGTACAAACAGCCCTGTAACAGCATTGTTTAATGTGCCTGGAAATGCTTATGTCGGAAATCTTAATACTACAATGAGAGTTGTACTTAAGCGTACAAGTGCTCCTGTAATGTGTCAGAATGCCGTAAACGGAGAAGTCGAAGATTATGCGGTAAAATTGAGGCCATGTGCAACAACTCAGCCTACTAACGTAACATTTAATACGATTACCCATACTTCTGCAAATGTGAACTGGACTGTACCTACGGGAGGTCTTACATTTATTGTAAGATACCGCGTTGCAGGAACAGGAACATGGTCACAGGTAGTAGCTTCTACATTAACAGGAAATCCACCATTGGCTCTTACAGGTTTAACTCCTGCTACAACATACGAAGTGCAGATTGCTGCAAGTTGCGGTACAACACCGGGAACATTTACACCGGTTCAGACATTCACAACAAGATGTGATCCTACACCTCCAAATGTGACTGTTGGTACAGTAACTACAAACTCCGCTGTGATAAGCTGGGCTCCAATAGTAGCGAGTGCCACTTATGTCTTAAGATATAGAATTGTAGGAACTGGTACATGGACTACTGTAAATATTACTGCAGCTCCTTTAAATACATATACGATTACAGGTTTGAGCCCATATACAACGTATGAAGTTCAGGTTGCTAATCAATGTAATGGAGAGACAACTGTAAATACTTGGTCTAACCCTAAAGTATTTACGACAGAAAGAACTTGTGAATTACCTCCTCCGGGATTAACGATTACTAATCTTACTCCTACGACGGCAGTTGTAGTGTGGGATCCTTTCCCGGGAGCAACCTATATTCTGAGATATCGAAAAGTAGGTATTCCAAGCTGGACAACAGTAACCTCAAATACAAATACGATTACATTGACAGGATTGTTGGAATTAACGCAATATGAATTGCAAGTGGCAAATGTTTGTAGCGGAACACCAGGAACGTATACATTGCCGTACTTCTTTACAACACCTACAATTATATACTGTCAGATGTCAGCAGTTACTTCTACTGATGGTTATATTTCGAAAGTTAAGGTTACGCCAAACGGAAAACCTGAAATGTTAAACGAATCAGGAGCTTCTAATTATACAGACTATACAGGCGTTTCTGAGAAGTTTATAGAATTGATTCAGGGTTCTTCAAACAACCAGATTACAATTGATAAAAAACTTTCAGGAAACACTGAAGCCGGAGTAGCCGTATGGATTGACTTCAACAGAAACGGATATTTTGACATTAATGAAAGAGTAATGGCTGTCGCTCCAAATTCAAATGATACTGCGAGCGGAACGTTTACAGTACCTGCTGATGCTTTCGTAAGCCTAACAGATTACAAATATGTAGTAATGAGAGTAGCATTGTCAAAAGATGCAATTCCGGTGAACTGTACAAACATTCCTAACGGGGAAGTGGAAGATTATACAGTAAGGATTTCTAAACTTTCTGTTCCTAACCCAATTAATCAGACGGATATATTAATTTATCCTAATCCGGTTAGTTCAGTATTGTATGTGAAAAATATTAGCAAAAAAGCGAATTATAAGATCTACAATGCAGCAGGACAGTTGGTGTCAAGCGGAATTATTCTGAATAATAAAATCGATGTACAAAACCTTATCAATGGTGTTTATGTGATCGATATTCAGGATGGAAATGAAATTACCGCTCAGAAGAAATTCATCAAAGAATAA
- the coaE gene encoding dephospho-CoA kinase (Dephospho-CoA kinase (CoaE) performs the final step in coenzyme A biosynthesis.) — translation MEELHSETQKAEPEPLSSPKIIGLTGGIGSGKTTVAKFIEEFGFPVYYSDERAKEIVNEDNVVKTKIKELLGEEAYDENGLYNRKFVAEKVFSNKELLDQLNQIIHPAVRVDFEDWVKKQTKYLIFKETALLFELKLNKECYKSVLVTAEDNIRIKRVMDRDGKTYREVQAIMEKQMPEKDKIKLADCIIYNNTNLEDLKEITEKIVFNIE, via the coding sequence ATGGAAGAACTACATTCAGAAACTCAGAAAGCTGAACCGGAGCCGTTATCATCACCCAAAATTATTGGCCTTACCGGCGGAATAGGATCGGGAAAAACTACCGTCGCTAAATTTATTGAGGAATTCGGATTTCCTGTATATTATTCTGATGAAAGAGCCAAAGAAATCGTCAACGAAGATAATGTCGTTAAAACAAAAATTAAAGAACTTCTCGGTGAAGAGGCATACGATGAAAACGGCCTTTATAATAGGAAATTTGTTGCTGAAAAGGTATTCAGCAATAAAGAGCTGCTTGACCAATTGAATCAGATTATTCATCCTGCAGTGCGGGTGGATTTTGAAGATTGGGTAAAAAAGCAGACGAAGTATTTAATTTTTAAAGAAACTGCTCTATTATTCGAGCTGAAACTTAATAAAGAGTGTTATAAATCTGTACTGGTAACAGCAGAAGATAATATAAGGATTAAAAGGGTAATGGACAGGGATGGTAAAACATACAGAGAAGTACAGGCCATTATGGAAAAACAAATGCCCGAAAAAGATAAGATAAAACTGGCAGATTGTATCATCTATAACAACACCAATCTCGAAGATTTAAAAGAAATTACTGAAAAGATTGTTTTCAATATTGAATAA
- a CDS encoding MBL fold metallo-hydrolase: protein MKLYPIQCGKFKLDGGAMFGVVPKSLWEKTNPADERNLIELGTRSLLVEDGKKLILIDCGLGNKQDEKFFSHYSLWGDDTLDKNLKKYGFVREDITDVFLTHLHFDHCGGAIEWNDDRTGYRPAFKNAQFWTNENHWKWATEPNAREKASFLKENIIPIQESGQLNFLPLPTTGNYGFAPDLKMDVIFVDGHTEKQMLPVIQYQEKTIVFAADLIPTAGHINQVYVMGYDTRPLLTLEEKGKFLKQCVDNEYLLFFEHDAHNELASLKMTEKGVRLDETFSFNDVFGY from the coding sequence ATGAAATTATATCCAATACAGTGCGGAAAATTTAAACTGGATGGCGGCGCCATGTTCGGAGTCGTCCCAAAGAGTCTGTGGGAAAAGACCAATCCTGCAGACGAAAGAAACCTGATTGAGCTGGGAACACGCTCCCTGCTTGTAGAAGACGGCAAAAAGCTGATCTTAATTGACTGCGGACTGGGAAATAAACAAGATGAAAAATTCTTCAGCCATTATTCGCTTTGGGGAGATGATACTTTAGACAAAAACTTAAAAAAATACGGCTTTGTAAGAGAAGATATTACGGATGTTTTCCTTACACACCTTCACTTCGATCACTGCGGTGGTGCCATTGAATGGAATGACGACAGAACAGGATATCGCCCGGCCTTCAAAAACGCACAGTTCTGGACCAATGAAAACCACTGGAAATGGGCAACCGAACCTAATGCAAGAGAGAAAGCAAGCTTTTTAAAAGAAAATATTATTCCGATTCAGGAGAGTGGCCAGCTTAACTTTTTGCCTCTTCCTACAACCGGAAATTACGGTTTTGCACCGGATCTCAAAATGGATGTTATTTTTGTCGACGGTCACACGGAAAAACAAATGCTTCCCGTGATTCAGTACCAAGAGAAAACAATTGTTTTTGCAGCGGATCTTATACCAACTGCAGGGCATATCAACCAAGTCTATGTAATGGGATATGATACGCGGCCTCTGCTTACTCTTGAAGAAAAAGGAAAATTTTTAAAACAGTGTGTCGATAATGAATATCTTTTGTTTTTTGAGCACGATGCACACAACGAACTGGCAAGTCTCAAGATGACGGAAAAGGGTGTAAGGCTCGATGAGACGTTTAGTTTTAATGATGTATTCGGATATTAA
- the ruvB gene encoding Holliday junction branch migration DNA helicase RuvB — translation MPDFLHPDKDNYSREELAQEEQIRPQSFKDFAGQRKTLENLEVFVTAAKKRGGALDHVLLHGPPGLGKTTLANIIANELGVNCKITSGPVLDKPGSLAGLLTNLEENDVLFIDEIHRLSPVVEEYLYSAMEDYKIDIMLETGPNARSVQIGLNPFTLVGATTRSGMLTKPMLARFGIQSRLEYYTIELLSMIIQRSSRVLGVRIYEDAAIEIARRSRGTPRIANALLRRVRDFAEIKGNGEIEINITKYALNSLNVDEFGLDEMDNKIMRVMIENFKGKPVGISALATSIGENPETLEEVYEPFLIQEGFIIRTPRGREVTDKAYKHLDITRPKNPGELF, via the coding sequence ATGCCTGATTTTTTACACCCGGATAAAGATAATTATTCCCGTGAAGAGCTTGCACAGGAGGAACAGATCCGCCCGCAGAGTTTTAAAGACTTTGCAGGGCAAAGAAAAACGCTGGAAAATCTCGAAGTTTTTGTAACCGCTGCGAAAAAACGTGGCGGAGCACTAGATCATGTATTGCTTCATGGTCCACCAGGACTTGGTAAAACGACACTTGCGAATATTATTGCCAATGAGCTTGGGGTAAATTGCAAAATCACATCCGGTCCGGTTCTTGACAAACCTGGGAGCCTTGCCGGATTATTGACCAATCTTGAAGAGAACGATGTTCTTTTTATCGATGAAATCCACCGCTTATCACCTGTAGTGGAAGAATATCTGTATTCTGCCATGGAAGATTATAAAATTGATATCATGCTTGAAACCGGCCCGAATGCAAGAAGTGTTCAGATTGGTTTGAATCCGTTTACACTAGTTGGAGCTACCACAAGAAGCGGAATGCTTACCAAGCCGATGCTGGCAAGATTCGGGATCCAAAGCAGACTGGAATATTATACCATTGAACTTTTATCTATGATTATACAAAGAAGTTCCAGGGTTTTGGGAGTTAGAATTTATGAAGACGCAGCTATTGAAATTGCCCGAAGAAGCCGCGGAACACCAAGAATCGCCAATGCTCTTCTGAGAAGGGTGCGCGATTTTGCAGAAATCAAAGGAAACGGTGAAATTGAAATCAATATTACCAAATATGCTCTTAATTCATTAAATGTGGATGAATTTGGGCTGGATGAAATGGATAATAAAATCATGCGCGTAATGATTGAAAATTTCAAGGGTAAACCTGTAGGAATTTCTGCGTTGGCCACATCTATCGGGGAAAATCCGGAGACTCTGGAAGAGGTTTACGAACCTTTTTTAATTCAGGAAGGATTTATCATCAGAACTCCAAGAGGACGTGAAGTAACTGACAAAGCGTATAAGCATCTGGATATTACCAGACCGAAAAACCCGGGAGAACTTTTCTGA
- the hutI gene encoding imidazolonepropionase has protein sequence MKLIGPFRQVITLANFPLRGKLSDEQIEIIEDGGILISQNKIRQIGNFEALKSENQNIEIEEIEGMQIALPAFTDSHTHICFGGNRANDFAMRNAGKTYLEIAESGGGIWSSVQHTRNASEEELLKTLVKRIDFLIALGITTIEIKSGYGLDVENELKMLRIIKRAQQQTKATLVPTCLSAHLKPRDFEGSNEEYLEYILAEILPKVKEENLAKRVDIFIEKSAFQPEESKAFLLKTKNLGFEITVHADQFTPGSSRVAVEVGAKSADHLEATIDEDIEFLAESDTVATALPGASLGLGEKFTPARKLLDAGAILAIASDWNPGSAPMGNLITQASILATFEKLTTAEVLAGITFRSAFALGLEDRGKLKSGLKADFVTFKTNNFQNILYNQGSLKAENVYIDGEKVL, from the coding sequence ATGAAACTAATAGGTCCTTTCAGGCAGGTTATTACGCTTGCCAATTTTCCATTAAGAGGAAAACTTTCCGATGAGCAGATTGAAATTATTGAAGATGGCGGAATTTTAATCAGTCAAAATAAGATTCGCCAAATCGGAAATTTTGAAGCTTTAAAATCTGAAAATCAAAATATAGAAATTGAAGAAATTGAAGGAATGCAAATTGCGCTTCCGGCTTTTACAGATTCACATACGCACATTTGCTTTGGCGGCAACCGGGCAAATGATTTCGCCATGCGTAACGCAGGAAAAACATATCTTGAAATAGCAGAAAGCGGCGGAGGGATCTGGAGCTCGGTTCAGCATACAAGAAACGCATCTGAGGAAGAATTGTTAAAGACATTAGTTAAAAGAATTGATTTTTTAATTGCTCTTGGAATTACTACCATCGAAATAAAAAGCGGCTACGGACTCGATGTTGAAAATGAGCTAAAAATGCTCCGGATCATTAAAAGAGCCCAACAGCAAACAAAGGCGACTCTTGTTCCTACATGTCTTTCAGCCCACTTAAAACCACGCGATTTTGAGGGAAGCAATGAAGAATATTTAGAGTATATTTTAGCCGAAATTTTACCAAAGGTTAAAGAAGAAAATCTGGCAAAACGTGTTGATATTTTCATTGAAAAGTCAGCATTCCAGCCGGAGGAAAGCAAAGCGTTTTTACTTAAAACGAAGAATTTAGGTTTTGAAATTACGGTTCATGCAGATCAGTTTACCCCGGGAAGTTCAAGGGTAGCGGTTGAAGTTGGGGCAAAATCTGCAGATCACCTTGAAGCCACTATTGATGAAGATATTGAGTTTTTAGCGGAATCTGATACCGTAGCAACAGCTTTACCTGGTGCAAGTTTAGGATTGGGAGAAAAATTTACGCCGGCAAGAAAGCTATTGGATGCAGGAGCAATCTTAGCGATTGCAAGCGACTGGAATCCTGGTTCGGCACCAATGGGGAATCTCATTACACAGGCTTCCATTCTGGCAACATTTGAAAAACTGACGACAGCTGAAGTTTTAGCGGGGATTACTTTTCGTTCTGCTTTTGCACTCGGACTGGAGGACAGGGGAAAACTGAAAAGCGGTTTAAAAGCAGACTTTGTTACGTTTAAAACCAATAATTTCCAGAATATTTTGTACAATCAGGGAAGCCTGAAAGCAGAGAATGTGTATATTGATGGAGAAAAGGTATTGTGA